In the Engystomops pustulosus chromosome 2, aEngPut4.maternal, whole genome shotgun sequence genome, one interval contains:
- the LIPT2 gene encoding octanoyl-[acyl-carrier-protein]:protein N-octanoyltransferase LIPT2, mitochondrial, which yields MAQFCGRPVLRAVRLGLLPYPEALAAQQRCVQTVRQDAARGWLLLCEHGPVYTVGIRRGPYPGEEERRLRELGADFQRTDRGGLITFHGPGQLLCYPVLDLRLLRRSLRDYVCGLEGAVIRLCRGLGLQAARRPETGVWLRDSKVCAIGVHCSRHVTYHGLALNCNTDLSWFRHIVPCGIVGKGVTSLSAELGREVTVDEIIPPFLEAFQEEFRCTVQEEHMEAAGAT from the exons ATGGCGCAGTTCTGTGGCCGGCCTGTGCTGCGTGCTGTGCGGCTGGGGCTGCTGCCGTACCCCGAGGCCCTGGCGGCTCAGCAGCGCTGTGTTCAGACGGTGCGGCAGGACGCGGCCCGGGGCTGGCTGCTGCTGTGTGAGCACGGCCCGGTGTACACGGTGGGGATCCGGCGAGGTCCGTACCCCGGGGAGGAGGAGCGGCGGCTGCGGGAGCTCGGGGCGGACTTCCAGCGCACGGACCGCGGCGGCCTCATCACCTTCCACGGCCCCGGACAGCTGCTGTGCTACCCGGTGCTGGACCTGCGCCTCCTCCGCCGCTCCCTGCGGGACTACGTGTGCGGCCTGGAGGGCGCCGTCATCCGCCTGTGCCGGGGGCTGGGGCTGCAGGCGGCGCGGAGGCCCGAGACCGGGGTCTGGCTGCGGGACAGCAAGGTCTGCGCCATCG GTGTCCACTGCTCCCGCCACGTCACCTACCACGGCCTCGCTCTCAACTGCAACACGGACCTGTCCTGGTTCCGTCACATTGTGCCCTGTGGAATTGTGGGTAAAGGTGTGACCTCGCTGAGTGCGGAGCTGGGCCGGGAGGTCACCGTAGACGAGATCATCCCCCCGTTCCTGGAAGCTTTCCAGGAGGAGTTCCGGTGCACCGTGCAGGAGGAGCACATGGAGGCGGCGGGGGCCACGTAG